The Synchiropus splendidus isolate RoL2022-P1 chromosome 8, RoL_Sspl_1.0, whole genome shotgun sequence genome has a window encoding:
- the LOC128764069 gene encoding LOW QUALITY PROTEIN: heat shock protein 30-like (The sequence of the model RefSeq protein was modified relative to this genomic sequence to represent the inferred CDS: inserted 1 base in 1 codon), producing the protein MMTTRGLHSALRPFMDFYWPVCSLSPEVQVVLQGQHLLQRSLQHLISSHQDKIQNKPASAPVSAAXQEDGGHYELTLDTTGFSPENLSVRLQGRKLRVSGKMEMKQEEQEGWRWHSVQEFRQELELPEGVNPEDIICSLSPEGRLHIQAAKAPSVEEASRELSIQRSSQENQEESQASLPQHQPASKD; encoded by the exons ATGATGACCACTCGGGGACTCCACTCTGCTCTCAGGCCCTTCATGGACTTCTACTGGCcagtctgctctctctctccagagGTGCAGGTTGTGCTCCAGGGGCAGCATCTCCTTCAGAGGAGCCTTCAGCATCTGATCAGCTCACATCAAGACAAGATCCAGAACAAGCCAGCGTCCGCTCCCGTGAGCGCTG TGCAGGAGGACGGAGGTCACTATGAGCTGACCCTGGACACCACAGGCTTCTCTCCAGAGAACCTGTCGGTCAGGCTGCAGGGCAGGAAGCTGAGAGTCAGCgggaagatggagatgaagcaggaggagcaggaaggcTGGCGCTGGCACTCAGTCCAGGAGTTCAGACAAGAGCTGGAGCTTCCTGAAGGAGTGAACCCTGAAGACATCATCTGCTCTCTGAGTCCAGAGGGGAGGCTGCACATCCAGGCAGCCAAAGCTCCGAGTGTGGAGGAGGCCAGCAGAGAGCTGAGCATCCAGAGGAGCTCCCAGGAGAACCAGGAGGAGAGCCAGGCCTCACTGCCTCAGCATCAACCTGCAAGCAAAGACTGA
- the LOC128764068 gene encoding heat shock protein 30-like, whose translation MMTTRGLHSALSPFMDFYWPVCSLSPEVQVVLQRQHLLQRSLQHLICSHQDKIQKKPASAAMSAAVQEDGGHYELTLDTTGFSPEDLSVRLQGRKLRVSGKTEMKQQEQEGWRWHSVQEFRQELELPEGVNPEDIICSLSPEGRLHIQAAKAPSVEEASRELSIQRSSQENQEESQASLPQHQPASID comes from the coding sequence ATGATGACCACTCGGGGACTCCACTCTGCCCTCAGTCCCTTCATGGACTTCTACTGGCcagtctgctctctctctccagagGTGCAGGTTGTGCTCCAGCGACAGCATCTCCTTCAGAGGAGCCTTCAGCATCTGATCTGCTCACATCAAGACAAGATCCAGAAGAAGCCAGCGTCCGCTGCCATGAGCGCTGCTGTGCAGGAGGACGGAGGTCACTATGAGCTGACCCTGGACACCACAGGCTTCTCTCCAGAGGACCTGTCGGTCAGGCTGCAGGGCAGGAAGCTGAGAGTCAGCGGGAAGACGGAGatgaagcagcaggagcaggaaggCTGGCGCTGGCACTCAGTCCAGGAGTTCAGACAAGAGCTGGAGCTTCCTGAAGGAGTGAACCCTGAAGACATCATCTGCTCTCTGAGTCCAGAGGGGAGGCTGCACATCCAGGCAGCCAAAGCTCCGAGTGTGGAGGAGGCCAGCAGAGAGCTGAGCATCCAGAGGAGCTCCCAGGAGAACCAGGAGGAGAGCCAGGCCTCATTGCCTCAGCATCAACCTGCAAGCATCGACTGA